Below is a genomic region from Microbacterium esteraromaticum.
TTCGAGGGCTGGACAGGACAGAACGACTTCACCGCGTTCCTTGACAACGTGTGGACCGCCAACGTGCCGGCGAAGTTCCTGCAGCACCACGAGATCACCCGGTGGACCGACGAGGCGATCGACCTCGAGGGCGACGTGCGCGTCACGGGCACCACCGCCGAGAATCGGTCGATCACGGTCGGCGGTGACGAGGTGCTGCGCGGTGACTCGTACCTGCTGCCGTGGGCGTCGAAGGACGGCGGCAAGATCGACAAGCTGTACCACTACAACCCCGCCGGGGGCTCGACCACCTGGAACCTCACCGACCAGTTCGCAGGCAGCTCTTCGCTTCAGCTCTTCTCGCTCGGCGACGGCGGCCGCACCAAGATCGCCGACCTTCCCGTCGTGAACGGCGCCGTCACGATCGACGCGAAGGCCGGTCAGCCGTATGTGCTGGTCGCAGGCAAGAAGGCGGATGCAGGCAGCAGCCTTCCCGGCAAGACCCGGTTCGGCCAGGGGACTCCGGTCGTCGACCCCGGTTTCAACGAGACCTCGCTCGCCGTGTGGAACCCCGCGGGCGACGTGACGATCGAGCGCGACTCGCTCGGACGCCGCTCCGCTCTGCTCGGCGCCGGCGAGGCATCCGTCCAGCAGCGTCTCGGCGGGCTCGCTGCGGGCGAGTACACCGCGAGCGCCTGGGTCGGCGTCGACAGGGGCAAGACCCGCCCGACGACGCTGGGCGTCTCGGTGCCTGGAGGGAAGGACGCGAGCGTCAGCATCGACTCGTCGAACGCGGTCAACTACATGGCCTCCGACGAGTGGAACGGCACCACCCTGCAGCGCCTCAAGGTGCACTTCACCGTGCCTGCGGACGGCGTCCGCCCGACGCTCTCGATCAGGACCGGCGACGGCGACGCCGCCGTGCGCGTCGATGACGTGCGCATCATCGAGTCGGCCGCCCCCGATCTCGCGGGCGACGTGATCGCCCGGGAGGATTTCGAGGACGTGGATGCCGGATGGGGGCCCTTCTTCAAGGGCAACGCCGGCGGCACCACCGACCCGCGCACCCACATCGCCAAGCGCAACGACTTCACCCAGAAGGGCTGGAACGGTCGCAAGATCGATAACATCCTGAACGGCGACTGGTCGCTGATGGCGCACGACGAGAACTCCGGCCTCGTCTACCGCACCACCGAGTACTCGGTGCCGTTCGAGGCAGGGCACCGCTACCGGGTGTCGTTCGACCACCAGTCCACGAAGGCGGGTGAGTACGCCTGGGTGTCGGGTTACGACTCCACGACCGGGCCTCGCGTCACTCAGCGAACGGGCCTGGGCGAGGTGCACGAGACCACTCGTTTCGAGCAGATCATCGACGCCGGCCCGTGCGGCGACACGTTCGTCGGACTGGAGCGCATCGGCGACGGGGCGTCCGACCTCATTCTCGACGACTTCCTCGTCGAGGATCTCGGGGCATCCGACGCCATCCCCGCCTGCGCGCAGATCGCAGGCGAACTCGACGTCGACGTGATCGAGCAGGGCAGGGCCGTGCCGTTCACGACGACCTTCACCTCAGACGAGAGCGCGCCGATCTCCGACGTGGCGGTCTCGCTCGACCTGCCCGAGGGCTGGACGGCCGAGGCCACCACCCCCGCGACGGCAACGACCGTCGAGGCCAAGGGCGGGCTCGTCACCGAGTGGAGCATCACCGCTCCGGCCGACGCCGACGGCTCGTACGACATCGGGGTCACGGCGACCTACACCACGACGGTCGAGCCGATCGGCCCGCGCACGGTCACCGGCACGACCGCGGTCAAGACGCTGCCCGCGCCGCCGACCAACACGGTGTTCGCGAGCGACCACGACTGGGTCAGCGCGACCAACGGCTGGGGTCCCGTCGAGCGGGACATGTCGAACGGCGAGCAGGGCATCGGCGACGGCAAGCCGCTGACGCTCAACGGCGTCACGTACGAAAAGGGTCTCGGAGCCCACGCACCGAGCAGCATCAGGTACTACCTCGGCGGCTACTGCACGGCGTTCACCGCGAAGGTCGGCATCGACGACGCGCAGCCCACCCGCGGCTCGGTCGTGTTCTCGGTGAAGGTCGACGGCCGCACGGTCGTCACCTCGCCGGTCATGAAGGCGACCACCGCGACCTTCGACCTGTCGGCCGACATCACCGGCGGGCAGTACGTCGAGCTCGTGGCGGGCGATGCGGGAGACGGCAACGGCAACGACCACGCCGACTGGGCCGACGCGACCTTCGAGTGCGGCGATGTCGCGAACCCGGGTGGGGGCACCGGCGGCGGCACGGGCACGGCCCCCGAGGGCACCGTGTACATCAGCGACCTGCCCTTCGTCAGCGAGGCGAACGGCTGGGGCCCTGTCGAGCGCGACATGTCGAACGGCGAGGACGCATCGGGCGACGGCTCGCCCCTCACGATCGGCGGCGTCACTTTCGCGAAGGGCCTGGGCACGCATGCCGACTCATCGGTGAAGGTGTACCTCGGCGGCCAGTGCAGCACCTTCACCGCGAGCGTCGGCCTCGACGACTCGAAGGACGAGAAGGGCGAGGGAGACGTGATCTTCCGTGTGCTGGGCGACGGCGACGTGCTGGAGGACACCGGTTCGATCACCTGGGCCGACTCGGCGAAGGCCATCTCGGTCGACGTCACGGGCGTCGAGGTGCTCGAGCTGGCGGTCGACACCAACGGCCCGAACTACCGCGACCACGCCGACTGGGCCGACGCGAAGCTGGTCTGCGCGTCGTAGGCGTCGGGTCACGTCGAGGGGGTGGATGCCCGGGCATCCGCCCCCTCGTTCTGTCTGTCGGCGCGGCGAGTCAGGTGCGCGGCGGGGCGGTGGATGCCCGGATGACCAGCTCGGGATGCAGATCCGACACACCCTGGGCGTCGGTCCCCTCGATGTGCGCGATGAGGCGCAGGGCGGCCGCCCTGCCCATCTCCTCGAACGGCTGGCGCACCGTGGTCAGTGCGGGCGAGGCATAGGCGGCGAGGGCGATGTCGTCGACGCTCACCACCGAGACGTCCTCGGGCACGCGGCGGCCGGCCTCGTGCAGGGCGCGGATCAGTCCGAACGCCATCTCGTCGCTCGACACGAACACCGCCGTCGCGTCCGGGATGGCGGCGATGGTGCGCCCGGCGCGATAGCCCGACTCCGGCGTCCACTCACCGGGGATCACCGGCGGCGGCACGATGCCTCTCTCGCTCAGCACCTGCTCCCACGCCTCGCGGCGGTGACGCCCCTCGATCCAGTACTCGTCGCCGCCGACGTGCCAGACGGTGCGGTGGCCGAGGTCGAGCAGATGCTCGACGGCGAGGCGCCCGATCGCGTGCTGGTCGACGAGCAGCGGAGCGTCCGGCTGCAGCGAGGCCACCTCGCTGCGCGTCGACGGCGTGCGCTCGGTGCGGGCGCGCATGGCGGGGCTGTCGAGTTCGACAGGAACGCCCAGCACGATGCCCTCGGCACCCTGGCGTTCGAGGCGGTCGAACGCCTCGAGAAAGGCCGAGCTCGACGAGTGGTCGGCCACCGAGGCGGTGGTGACGGTGTAGCCGTGCGCTGCCGCGGCCTTCTCGACGCCGGCCCCGAGGGCCGCCGACGAGTAGCGGTCGGTCGAGACGACGATCATGCCCAGGATGCGCGTGCGCCCGGATGCCAGCGACGCGGCGGCCGCGTGGATCCGATACCCCAGCGTCTCGATCGCCGCATGCACGCGCTGCGCCGTGTCGGGGCGCACGTTGGGGTGACCGGAGAGCACACGCGAGACAGTCTGCGCACTGACGCCGGCGACCCGTGCGACATCGATCTGATTCGGTGCGCGATCGGCGCTCTGGCGGCGGGGTGACATGCGGCAATGGTAACGGTATCTCCGCGGAATATCGGGGCTCTGAGCCCGACTCTGTGCGGTAATGTGATCGCAAACATCCCCTGATCCCCAGCAGCGAATCGGAACCCGCATGTCCCCAGCATCCGCCTCTCTCACCTGGCGCGACGGTGAGATCCTCCGCGACGGCGAGCCGCACCGCATCCTCTCGGGGGCCGTGCACTACTTCCGCATCCACCCCGACCAGTGGGAGGACCGGCTGCGCCGCCTGGCGGCGATGGGGGCGAACACCGTCGACACGTACATCCCGTGGAACTTCCACGAGCGCATCGAGGGCGAGGTCGACTTCACCGGCTGGCGTGACGTCGCGCGATTCATCCGCCTCGCCGGCCAGGTCGGTCTCGACGTGTACGTGCGCCCCAGCCCGTACATCTGCGCAGAGTGGTCGAACGGGGGCATCCCGTTCTGGCTCTCTGCGCGCACCTCAGCCGTGCGCACGAGCGACCCCGTCTTCATCGAGGCGGTCGACCGCTGGTACGACGCACTGATCCCGCAGCTGGCGCCGCTGCAGGCGGCGCACGGCGGTCCCATCCGCCTGATCCAGGTCGAGAACGAGTACGGCTCGTTCGGATCGGATGCCGACTATCTCACCCACCAGCGCGACGCGCTCGTCTCGCGCGGCATGGTCGAGCTGCTCACGACCGCAGACGGCACCACGGCCGACATGGTGCTGAACGGCAGCATCCCCGGCGTGATGGGCACCTTCACATTCGGCACAGGGGTGCAGGCCGCCGCCGAGCTGCGCCGCGACGATCATCACCTCATGTGCAGCGAGCTGTGGGGCGGCTGGTTCGACCACTGGGGTGAGAAGCACCACGTGCGCTCGGCCGACAGCATGATCTCCACCGTGCGCGAGCTGCTCGACGCGGGCGGATCGGTCAGCATCTACATGGCGCACGGCGGCACGAACTTCGGTCTGTGGGCAGGTGCCAACCACGACGGCACCCATATCCAGCCGACCGTCACGTCGTACGACTCCGACGCGCCGATCGGCGAGGACGGATCGGTGAACGAGAAGTTCCTGGCCCTGCGGGAGGTGTTCGCACCGTTCCACGGGGGCGAGCTGCCGCCGGTCCCCGATGCGCCCGAGCATCAGCCCGCGGCATCCGCCCCGCTCGTGCCCACCGCCTCGCTGCTCGAGGTCGCGCGAGCGCAGCCGGTGGCGCAGAGGTCG
It encodes:
- a CDS encoding glycoside hydrolase family 35 protein; the encoded protein is MSPASASLTWRDGEILRDGEPHRILSGAVHYFRIHPDQWEDRLRRLAAMGANTVDTYIPWNFHERIEGEVDFTGWRDVARFIRLAGQVGLDVYVRPSPYICAEWSNGGIPFWLSARTSAVRTSDPVFIEAVDRWYDALIPQLAPLQAAHGGPIRLIQVENEYGSFGSDADYLTHQRDALVSRGMVELLTTADGTTADMVLNGSIPGVMGTFTFGTGVQAAAELRRDDHHLMCSELWGGWFDHWGEKHHVRSADSMISTVRELLDAGGSVSIYMAHGGTNFGLWAGANHDGTHIQPTVTSYDSDAPIGEDGSVNEKFLALREVFAPFHGGELPPVPDAPEHQPAASAPLVPTASLLEVARAQPVAQRSAQPLTFEQLGAEDGLVAYETELSFAPSSTLSVLGLRDRAVVFIDDERVGVMEHDGEHVVALPAAGGAGRLTIVVESLGRINYGPLTGEHKGILRGVVLNGRRYVHGWDHRVLPHDAAPSVIGAADGTGLATAALTVSRPADAWIALPGSAKSMVWLNGFLLGRLWDRGPQATLYAPGPLWREGENELTVLDTDRLGGTVEIREAAEYGEVEEFIGS
- a CDS encoding endo-alpha-N-acetylgalactosaminidase family protein, yielding MRNQRRWTGVGLTCAVVAAGLSAFTAAPAMGADSNIVLRTGVLEVHASSAFPQVVQYTDRASGAVMRGNDIALTSVEINGTAHPVTVEHTQIDKSTIEYVLSPTALEGVTLTARLSVKKNVVTLKFTDIVDPDAKVTTLRIPGQNLVTVSSADAGSAVAAANLSVDRAVSGDTFIPLTAETPLDAKPVSSNTVIANTDRLAAAFTTNALYDSSSGPANKDGGNFWRQAVRDGDAVEIGISSGQWLYRPAASPKTDRTQTEDLPWVKVAITPDANGDGAVDWQDGAIALRDLRVGPYKGDQTPDNVITHIPFNFASQATHPFLRTLDDVKRIALNTDGLGQVAMLKGYTSEGHDSANTDYGDNVNERAGGLDELNAALAAGEKWNASFGVHINATEIYPEANSFSDEIMDPKAPGWNWLDQSYYIDQRYDILSGQLDERIGELADATHDNLDFVYVDVYYQYGWLAKSIQDSLTEHGFRVGSEWADKLAANNTWSHWANDENYGGSTNKGVNSQILRFVNNTEADVWNPDPRLGTSHIVEFEGWTGQNDFTAFLDNVWTANVPAKFLQHHEITRWTDEAIDLEGDVRVTGTTAENRSITVGGDEVLRGDSYLLPWASKDGGKIDKLYHYNPAGGSTTWNLTDQFAGSSSLQLFSLGDGGRTKIADLPVVNGAVTIDAKAGQPYVLVAGKKADAGSSLPGKTRFGQGTPVVDPGFNETSLAVWNPAGDVTIERDSLGRRSALLGAGEASVQQRLGGLAAGEYTASAWVGVDRGKTRPTTLGVSVPGGKDASVSIDSSNAVNYMASDEWNGTTLQRLKVHFTVPADGVRPTLSIRTGDGDAAVRVDDVRIIESAAPDLAGDVIAREDFEDVDAGWGPFFKGNAGGTTDPRTHIAKRNDFTQKGWNGRKIDNILNGDWSLMAHDENSGLVYRTTEYSVPFEAGHRYRVSFDHQSTKAGEYAWVSGYDSTTGPRVTQRTGLGEVHETTRFEQIIDAGPCGDTFVGLERIGDGASDLILDDFLVEDLGASDAIPACAQIAGELDVDVIEQGRAVPFTTTFTSDESAPISDVAVSLDLPEGWTAEATTPATATTVEAKGGLVTEWSITAPADADGSYDIGVTATYTTTVEPIGPRTVTGTTAVKTLPAPPTNTVFASDHDWVSATNGWGPVERDMSNGEQGIGDGKPLTLNGVTYEKGLGAHAPSSIRYYLGGYCTAFTAKVGIDDAQPTRGSVVFSVKVDGRTVVTSPVMKATTATFDLSADITGGQYVELVAGDAGDGNGNDHADWADATFECGDVANPGGGTGGGTGTAPEGTVYISDLPFVSEANGWGPVERDMSNGEDASGDGSPLTIGGVTFAKGLGTHADSSVKVYLGGQCSTFTASVGLDDSKDEKGEGDVIFRVLGDGDVLEDTGSITWADSAKAISVDVTGVEVLELAVDTNGPNYRDHADWADAKLVCAS
- a CDS encoding LacI family DNA-binding transcriptional regulator, translating into MSPRRQSADRAPNQIDVARVAGVSAQTVSRVLSGHPNVRPDTAQRVHAAIETLGYRIHAAAASLASGRTRILGMIVVSTDRYSSAALGAGVEKAAAAHGYTVTTASVADHSSSSAFLEAFDRLERQGAEGIVLGVPVELDSPAMRARTERTPSTRSEVASLQPDAPLLVDQHAIGRLAVEHLLDLGHRTVWHVGGDEYWIEGRHRREAWEQVLSERGIVPPPVIPGEWTPESGYRAGRTIAAIPDATAVFVSSDEMAFGLIRALHEAGRRVPEDVSVVSVDDIALAAYASPALTTVRQPFEEMGRAAALRLIAHIEGTDAQGVSDLHPELVIRASTAPPRT